The following are from one region of the Methanoculleus caldifontis genome:
- a CDS encoding nuclear transport factor 2 family protein: protein MTEKSRPPLPPFTYETAVQKVRMAEDAWNSRDPERVSLAYTADSVWRNRAEFINGREEIVAFLQRKWAKELDYRLIKEVWAFHEARIAVRFAYEWHDDSGNWFRSYGNENWEFDESGLMRRRYASINDLPIKEGERKYRWPPGRRPDDHPGLSDLGL from the coding sequence ATGACCGAGAAGAGTCGCCCGCCACTGCCGCCGTTCACGTACGAAACAGCGGTGCAGAAGGTCCGTATGGCCGAAGATGCCTGGAACTCCCGTGACCCCGAGAGGGTCTCGCTCGCGTACACCGCCGACAGCGTATGGCGCAACAGAGCGGAGTTCATCAACGGCCGCGAGGAGATCGTCGCATTTTTGCAGCGAAAATGGGCAAAAGAGCTCGATTACCGCCTGATAAAGGAGGTCTGGGCGTTTCACGAGGCACGTATCGCCGTGCGGTTCGCGTACGAATGGCATGACGACTCGGGCAACTGGTTCCGCTCCTACGGGAACGAGAACTGGGAGTTCGACGAGTCCGGCCTGATGCGCCGCCGTTACGCCAGCATCAACGATCTCCCGATCAAGGAGGGGGAGCGGAAGTACCGCTGGCCGCCGGGACGGCGCCCCGACGACCACCCCGGACTGTCCGATCTGGGGCTGTAA
- the ercA gene encoding alcohol dehydrogenase-like regulatory protein ErcA has protein sequence MIRRSQLDLRKFVAPEFICGYGALQLAGRCARNFGVKRVLLVTDPGVRAAGWAEAVGESLTEAGISFSVFDSVSVNPRSTQVMAGMEAYRSEECNGLVAVGGGSPMDCAKGIGIASSNMRDILAFEGVDRVPVPAPPLICIPTTAGSSADVSQFAIITDEARKRKVAIISKTLVPDISLLDPEPLTTMPLELTLDTGMDALSHAVESYVSNASSPMTDMHALEAIRLIRDALPAVMERPDDLDLRFSTLLASLYAGLAFSNASLGAVHAMAHSIGGACDLAHGRCNALLLEHVIAANYEAAPDRYDRIGEIFCPVQDGRTSPAESIAAFRRSLGITGTLAAVGVRKDAIGTLARRAYADPCMVTNPRRLTCEDIERIYERAL, from the coding sequence ATGATCCGAAGAAGCCAGCTTGACCTGAGAAAGTTTGTAGCCCCCGAGTTCATCTGTGGATACGGAGCACTCCAGCTTGCCGGCCGGTGTGCACGCAACTTCGGGGTGAAGCGGGTGCTCCTCGTCACCGATCCGGGTGTCCGGGCGGCAGGATGGGCGGAGGCGGTCGGGGAGAGCCTGACCGAGGCGGGGATCTCGTTTTCCGTCTTCGACTCCGTCTCCGTCAACCCCCGCTCCACGCAGGTGATGGCGGGGATGGAGGCGTACCGGTCCGAAGAATGCAACGGTCTCGTCGCCGTCGGCGGAGGGAGCCCGATGGACTGCGCCAAGGGGATCGGGATAGCGAGTTCCAACATGCGGGACATCCTCGCGTTCGAGGGCGTCGACCGGGTGCCGGTGCCTGCCCCGCCTCTCATCTGCATCCCGACGACGGCCGGGAGTTCTGCCGACGTCTCCCAGTTCGCCATCATCACGGACGAGGCACGAAAGCGGAAAGTCGCCATCATCTCCAAGACGCTCGTCCCTGACATCTCTCTGCTCGACCCCGAGCCGCTGACGACGATGCCCCTGGAACTGACCCTGGACACCGGCATGGACGCCCTCAGCCACGCGGTCGAGTCCTACGTCTCGAACGCCAGTTCCCCGATGACCGACATGCATGCCCTCGAGGCGATACGGCTCATCCGCGACGCGCTGCCTGCGGTCATGGAGAGGCCCGACGACCTGGACCTGCGGTTCTCGACACTCCTTGCCAGCCTTTACGCCGGTCTGGCGTTCTCGAACGCCAGCCTCGGAGCCGTACACGCGATGGCCCACAGTATCGGCGGGGCCTGCGATCTTGCCCACGGGCGGTGCAACGCGCTGCTTCTCGAGCACGTGATCGCGGCCAACTATGAGGCGGCGCCGGATCGATACGATCGAATAGGGGAGATCTTCTGCCCGGTACAGGACGGGCGGACATCCCCGGCAGAGAGTATAGCGGCGTTCCGGAGATCGCTCGGCATCACCGGGACCCTCGCCGCGGTCGGTGTCCGGAAAGATGCGATCGGGACGCTCGCCCGGCGGGCGTATGCCGACCCCTGTATGGTGACGAACCCGCGCAGGCTCACCTGCGAGGATATCGAGCGGATCTATGAGCGTGCACTCTGA
- a CDS encoding PAS domain S-box protein, translating to MHSEPPDDPDTLREKIIGLGETSLHKSYYPELQSRLAELERFRALLDQTHDAIFLIRTETGNLADVNASASTYLGYSKEELLATPFSGLLCPRKRAGFAELLRKNRDISSGFRQTYIASLVSREGREIPMEITVRFVAFGGDQYMVAIARDITDRLRTERELKIKESALESSTNGILIADLAGTILYANPSFASMFGYGEEGSVAGKTLEAFFADPTIGEKITGHLLDNSVLVKETIGLRNGGVPFHIHLSGSIVQNDAGQPLCTMLIVMDITERILTDQMKRETYTQLGKNIEQFAILGDHIRNPLQVIVGYAEMIDDPLTEKILEQSCRINGIITQLDRGWVESANVRQFLRRHGDGAEPPAQTFVRISTTGEEDS from the coding sequence GTGCACTCTGAACCTCCCGACGACCCGGATACGCTCCGGGAGAAGATCATCGGTCTTGGGGAGACGTCTCTGCACAAGAGTTACTACCCGGAGCTGCAGAGCCGGCTTGCGGAGCTCGAGCGGTTCAGGGCACTCCTTGACCAGACGCACGACGCGATATTCCTGATCCGCACAGAGACCGGGAATCTCGCGGACGTGAACGCATCTGCGAGCACGTACCTTGGCTACTCAAAGGAGGAACTGCTGGCGACACCGTTCTCCGGCCTGCTCTGCCCGCGAAAGAGGGCAGGATTTGCCGAACTCCTCCGGAAGAACAGGGATATATCGTCCGGGTTCCGGCAGACTTACATCGCGTCGCTCGTCTCGCGAGAAGGAAGGGAGATCCCGATGGAGATCACCGTTCGGTTCGTCGCTTTCGGCGGCGACCAGTACATGGTGGCGATTGCGCGAGACATCACGGATCGGCTCCGCACCGAGAGGGAACTCAAGATAAAAGAGAGCGCTCTTGAGTCCTCGACCAACGGTATCCTGATCGCCGATCTCGCCGGGACCATCCTGTATGCCAACCCGAGTTTTGCCTCGATGTTCGGGTACGGGGAGGAGGGATCGGTTGCAGGGAAGACCCTGGAGGCGTTCTTTGCCGATCCCACCATCGGGGAGAAGATTACCGGCCATCTCCTCGACAACAGCGTCCTCGTGAAAGAGACGATCGGGCTGCGGAACGGCGGAGTGCCGTTCCATATCCATCTATCGGGCAGCATCGTGCAGAACGATGCCGGGCAGCCGCTCTGTACCATGCTGATCGTTATGGATATCACCGAGCGGATACTCACCGATCAGATGAAGCGCGAGACGTATACGCAGCTTGGGAAGAACATCGAACAGTTTGCTATTCTTGGCGATCATATCCGGAACCCGCTGCAGGTGATCGTCGGGTATGCGGAGATGATCGACGATCCGCTCACCGAGAAGATCCTCGAACAGTCATGCCGGATCAACGGGATCATCACCCAGCTCGACCGGGGGTGGGTCGAGTCGGCGAACGTCAGGCAGTTCCTGCGAAGGCATGGAGACGGCGCGGAGCCACCTGCGCAGACGTTTGTTCGCATCTCGACCACGGGGGAAGAGGATTCCTGA
- a CDS encoding glycosyltransferase family 39 protein: MSKKQGKYEARARYDDSGDPGASSPELPETSLAAAVRASRHLQALIGLTVAGLLLRFYNLGGNSLWLDEASTLMFARQSLIGIWESTAGGEFNPPLFYWLEHGMLIFGESEFVLRLLPAFLGVLTIPVVYYIGKEFRDRNVGLIAAALLAFSPFHIFYSQEARAYAPMLFFFSLALLFYVRASRSDEARSWVLFGVFSAIAFWMHFYAIVPVAVLVFHALVTRAGEIRRDPRSARKPAMGLAAFIVAALPLLIVTVNLFFVRTSSAPTFGVQGFDVIYQTLLQVSGFSDLLMALFLLLFLLGVAVTWREDRNGALLLLFMLVLPLAASIILSSRMPMIPRHLIFLLPIYFVGIASAYPALHALVRDRRAVYVVVIAAFLISTPFLATYYTTPQKNDWRGFSTELGGMTAEGDLVVVLPPYMAQPLDYYYSNATDGTIELGATTGDELRAIREQYPDRRAFYVVTGDILAVDPSGDAVSWLDGNAEFAGQHMGIFLFRSA; the protein is encoded by the coding sequence ATGAGTAAAAAGCAGGGAAAATACGAGGCACGAGCACGATACGATGATAGCGGGGATCCCGGCGCATCCTCGCCGGAACTCCCGGAGACGTCGCTTGCGGCCGCCGTCAGGGCCAGCAGGCACTTGCAGGCCCTCATCGGGCTGACGGTTGCGGGGCTCCTCCTCCGGTTCTACAACCTCGGCGGAAACTCGCTCTGGCTCGACGAGGCCTCGACCCTCATGTTTGCCCGGCAGTCGCTCATCGGCATCTGGGAGAGCACCGCAGGCGGGGAGTTCAACCCGCCGCTCTTCTACTGGCTGGAGCATGGGATGCTCATCTTCGGGGAGAGCGAGTTCGTGCTCCGTCTCCTCCCCGCGTTCCTCGGCGTCCTGACGATCCCTGTTGTGTATTATATCGGAAAGGAGTTCAGGGACAGAAACGTCGGGCTCATCGCCGCCGCCCTCCTTGCGTTCTCGCCCTTCCACATCTTCTACTCGCAGGAGGCCCGGGCCTACGCCCCGATGCTCTTCTTCTTCTCCCTCGCGCTGCTTTTCTACGTCCGGGCGAGCCGGTCGGATGAGGCCCGCTCCTGGGTTCTCTTCGGGGTGTTCTCCGCGATCGCGTTCTGGATGCACTTCTACGCCATCGTGCCGGTCGCCGTCCTCGTCTTCCACGCCCTCGTCACCCGTGCCGGCGAGATCCGGCGCGACCCCCGGAGCGCGAGAAAACCGGCAATGGGGCTTGCTGCCTTCATCGTTGCCGCCCTGCCTCTCCTCATCGTCACCGTCAATCTCTTCTTCGTCCGGACATCGTCCGCCCCGACCTTCGGGGTGCAGGGGTTCGACGTCATCTACCAGACCCTTCTCCAGGTATCGGGGTTCAGCGACCTCCTCATGGCGCTCTTCCTCCTCCTCTTCCTGCTCGGTGTCGCCGTCACCTGGCGCGAGGACCGGAACGGGGCGCTCCTCCTCCTCTTCATGCTGGTCCTCCCCCTCGCGGCAAGCATCATCCTCTCCTCGAGGATGCCGATGATCCCGCGCCATCTCATCTTCCTTCTCCCGATCTACTTCGTCGGGATAGCCTCGGCGTATCCCGCACTCCATGCCCTGGTCCGGGATAGGCGGGCGGTCTACGTCGTCGTGATAGCGGCGTTCCTCATCAGCACCCCCTTCCTCGCGACCTACTACACGACCCCGCAGAAGAACGACTGGCGCGGATTCTCCACGGAGCTCGGCGGGATGACTGCGGAGGGGGACCTCGTCGTCGTGCTGCCGCCCTACATGGCGCAGCCGCTCGACTACTACTACAGCAACGCGACCGACGGGACTATCGAGCTCGGGGCGACGACCGGGGACGAACTCCGGGCTATCCGCGAGCAGTATCCCGACCGGCGCGCATTCTACGTGGTGACCGGAGATATCCTTGCCGTGGACCCCAGCGGCGACGCGGTCAGCTGGCTTGACGGGAATGCGGAGTTTGCCGGACAGCATATGGGGATCTTCCTCTTCCGGTCGGCATAG
- the wecB gene encoding non-hydrolyzing UDP-N-acetylglucosamine 2-epimerase has product MRITVVIGTRPEIIKMSPIIRYCEEQGLDYSLVHTGQHYSYEMDAMFFDELELPQPEYKLNVGSGTHAEQTGKIMVGLERILLRDRSDVVLVQGDTNTVLGSALSAAKLNVEVGHVEAGLRSWDRTMPEEVNRLLTDHIARYLFAPTETAETNLLREGIDGKKIWVTGNTVVDAVFQNIKIAQQRSDIHHDLGLEPGQYFLLTAHRQENVDDRERLERLIGAMRDLYTAYNLPIVFPAHPRTLKRLDEFGLSVPEGLRILDPQGYLEFLLLEQSARAILTDSGGIQEEACILHVPCITLRENTERPETLDVGANVLAGTEPHRILNAVSAMLSREASWANPFGDGQSGRKTVEILLDSR; this is encoded by the coding sequence ATGCGTATAACGGTTGTAATCGGAACCCGTCCTGAGATCATAAAGATGTCCCCCATCATCCGGTATTGCGAAGAGCAAGGTCTCGACTACTCTCTTGTCCACACCGGCCAGCACTATTCTTACGAGATGGACGCGATGTTTTTTGACGAACTCGAACTCCCGCAACCTGAGTATAAGCTGAATGTGGGGTCCGGGACACATGCCGAGCAGACCGGGAAGATTATGGTCGGCCTGGAACGCATCCTTCTGCGCGATAGATCCGATGTTGTCCTCGTGCAGGGCGACACCAACACGGTGCTGGGCTCGGCGTTATCCGCCGCGAAGTTGAACGTGGAGGTCGGGCACGTAGAAGCCGGCCTGCGGAGCTGGGACAGAACGATGCCCGAGGAGGTGAACCGCCTCCTGACGGACCATATCGCACGATACCTGTTTGCCCCTACGGAGACGGCGGAGACCAACCTTCTCCGGGAAGGCATCGACGGGAAGAAGATCTGGGTCACCGGAAACACGGTTGTCGATGCCGTTTTCCAGAATATCAAGATAGCACAGCAACGATCAGATATTCACCATGACCTCGGACTCGAGCCGGGACAATACTTCTTACTCACCGCTCACCGGCAGGAGAACGTCGACGATCGTGAGAGACTGGAGAGGCTGATCGGAGCAATGCGGGATCTCTATACGGCCTATAACCTCCCGATCGTGTTCCCCGCACATCCACGCACACTAAAGCGTCTCGACGAGTTTGGCCTCTCCGTTCCGGAAGGGCTGCGCATACTCGATCCACAGGGCTACCTGGAATTTCTGCTCTTAGAGCAGTCTGCGAGGGCGATCCTGACAGACTCCGGCGGCATCCAGGAAGAGGCGTGTATACTGCACGTTCCCTGCATAACATTGCGGGAGAATACCGAACGGCCGGAGACGCTGGATGTTGGAGCGAATGTTCTCGCAGGAACCGAGCCGCACCGGATCCTGAATGCCGTCTCGGCCATGCTATCGAGAGAGGCGTCGTGGGCGAATCCATTCGGTGACGGTCAGTCGGGTAGAAAGACCGTAGAGATACTTCTCGATTCCCGATGA
- a CDS encoding glycosyltransferase translates to MISIVIPLYNERDNILTYKDELFPKVEHIAEVIGESFQYILIDDGSRDDTYPLIQDLARERSDVIAATNGTNKGMGAAIKHGLRYCEGDLVVTMDSDLTFRPEDIEGLVAAYRASHPDCVSGSPYLEQGLMEEVTFIRYLPSKVVNTLYQIALGAKITCVSPIFRLYKKEALDGMHIQSNNFEINAEILAKLILSGRSVVEIPVELHTRKYGESKINTRKEIVNHVRLLTKIARIRIFKGDWD, encoded by the coding sequence ATGATTTCCATAGTCATTCCGCTCTACAACGAAAGAGATAACATCCTGACGTATAAGGACGAACTTTTTCCAAAAGTCGAGCATATTGCGGAAGTCATAGGAGAATCCTTTCAATATATCCTTATCGACGATGGAAGCCGGGATGACACGTATCCCTTGATCCAGGATCTCGCACGCGAACGATCCGACGTCATCGCGGCGACAAACGGGACGAACAAAGGCATGGGCGCGGCAATCAAGCACGGGCTGCGGTACTGCGAAGGAGACCTCGTCGTGACGATGGATTCCGACCTCACGTTTCGCCCGGAGGATATCGAGGGCCTGGTAGCCGCATACCGGGCGTCGCATCCGGACTGTGTCTCAGGGTCTCCGTACCTCGAGCAGGGGCTGATGGAGGAGGTCACCTTCATCAGGTACCTGCCGAGCAAAGTGGTGAACACGCTGTACCAGATCGCGCTTGGTGCGAAGATTACCTGCGTAAGCCCCATCTTCCGGCTCTATAAGAAAGAGGCCCTGGACGGGATGCACATCCAGAGTAACAATTTTGAAATTAATGCCGAAATACTGGCAAAATTAATTCTGAGCGGCAGGTCGGTGGTAGAGATCCCGGTTGAACTCCATACACGCAAGTATGGCGAATCGAAGATCAACACTCGAAAGGAGATTGTGAACCACGTGCGACTGCTGACCAAGATCGCCAGGATCCGGATCTTCAAAGGAGACTGGGATTGA